The Ornithorhynchus anatinus isolate Pmale09 unplaced genomic scaffold, mOrnAna1.pri.v4 scaffold_83_arrow_ctg1, whole genome shotgun sequence DNA window tctccccgtctctctctctcccttcctttgcctctctcccactgctcctgtctctccccctcctttatctctctcccgctgctcctgtctctctctgtctctgtctctcccttcctttatctctctccctcggctcctgtctccgtctctctgtctcttccatgtCTCTCCTCCGCCTGTCTCCCTCCCGCCGTCTCCGTCTCTCACAGCGATCGCTGTGGTACCCGTCAGGCGCTGAccaggtggcaggcactgtactaagcgctggggcggaggcaAGCTAATAAccgccctctgtctctcccctccttttgtctctccctctccgtctctcatCGTCTCGTTGGAGTGTGTCGTCCTCTCCGGAAATACCACCCATCGATCGATTGTGGAGTTGGGGCGGTGAAAGAAGCCCCTCGTGGCTGGTTTTTGGGGGCTATCTGGGAGAcgctttcctctttttctttcgtTTTATTAGAAATCACAATCTCCACGTCGCCCCCGACGTGTCCACGCCCGCTTCACCGTACAGTCGGGGAAACGGAGGCAgccccgggatcggaacccggggtccccgccgtccccccggcAGGGAGGGCTGCCCGGGGgcggcgcccggcccggcgcccaGCACACGGCAGATGCCCAGCGGGCCCTCGGCTCCCCGAGGGCCGGGACGGCGTCTCCTGACTCCGGCGAGCTCGCCTCGGcgttcagcacagcgctccgccccCGGTAGGCCGTCAGTTCCCCCGAAGGGCGGGGATCCCGCGTCTCCTCTCGGGCGTCCTCCCCGGCGCTTGGCGCGGAGCGGCTCCGCCGTGCCCTccgcggcgctcggcacagtgctcggccccgaGGCGGCGCTCAGTAAGTCGTCGCGGGGCGGGGAACGGGGGGGTTGGGGTCCGAGGGCGTGGGGGGAACCCGGCGGTGGCGTCTAGTTGGAGATGTCGTAGTAGTAATTCCGCAGCCGCAGCTCGACCGCCGCGAAATCCGGACGCTCCTCCACCCTGCCAACGTACGCGGCGCCCTCGTCATCGCCGGGGACCCGGCGCGGCTCCCTCCCGGTCCCCGGCGGGCggaggaggcgaccgaggcccccgGGGAAGCCGACTGGCGGGCGCGATTGGAACCCGGGACCTGCCGAGTCCCGGCGCCTGCCACTAGGCGGCGCCGCTTCTGCACGCGGCGGACACGCTCCCCTCCCCGGCACGTAGGCACGCGTGCGCGGGCCCATGCGTGTGATCGCACGGCGTACACGCACACGGAGAATCACCGGCCGGGGATCGGAAGAAGGGGGGGAACGGCGGacggatgggggcggggagcgaCCGGAAGTGGGAatgtgggggggaagggaccggaagggggggggggggaagatggatggatggagcggggagggaccggaagtgggaaggatggggggaggaccCAAGTGGGGGAAAGTttggagatggggggtggggagggaccggaagtgggggaaaggtggaaggatgggggcagggagggaccggaagtgggaatgtggggggggaagggaccgGAAGTGGGGGGTGAAAGGTGGAtggatgaggtggggagggaccgGAAGCGGGAATTGGGGGGGGAAGGGACCGGAAGTGGGGGGGTGAAAGGGAGatggatggggcggggagggaccggaagtgggaaggatggggggagggacccCAAGTGGGGGAAAgttgggaggatggggggtggggagggaccggaagtgggggaaaggtggaaggatgggggcagggagggaccggAAGTGGGAATGTGGGGGGGCAAGGGACCAGAGGTGGGGGGTGAAAGGTGGAAGGATGAGGCGGGGAGGGACCGGAAGTGGGAAGGATGGGCGGAGGGACCCCAAGTGGGGGAAAgttgggaggatggggggtggggagggaccggaagtgggaaggtgggggggaaaggCGGAAGGATGCGGGAGGGGAGGGCCCGGAAGTGGGAAGAAGGATGCGCAGAAggatggttgggggcggggaggaaccggaagtgggaaggcgggggggggggagggtccggaAGTGGTGAGAATGGACAgaaggatgggggcggggaaggaccgGAAATGGGGGACGGATGGGGGCGGGGCGAGCGACTCACTTGTAGGTCCAGCAGATTTTCATGAGGTCGTACACCTCCACCGGGCAGCCCTCCGGGCTCTGCATCCGCTCCCCCTTCTCCAGCATCGCCGACACCTCGCTGCCCTTCATGCCCTGGGGCACGGGACGCAACGTCTCGCTCGCACACACGtgggtctctctcacacacagacacaacacGCACGGGGCACACACGGGCGAGGTGACACGACACGGggacacgcgcacacacacgacGTGATACACAGGGAAACCCGGGACGCGCGCGTGGAaagtgagctcgttgggggcagggttgTTGTGCTGGACTCTCTCCCGTTGCTGCCGAATGGGCCTtcccgagctctgcacacagtcagtgctcaataaagccgaatgaatgaatgaatgaatgaatgaatgaatgaatgaatgaatgaatgaatgggaagcgtCCAacacgatcgaatggatgaatgggaagcactcaatacatacgactgaatgaatgggaagtgcccaataaatacgattaattgaatgaatgggaagcacccaataaatatgattgaatgaatgggaagcacccaataaatacaattgaatgaataactgaatgggaagcgcccgataaataggattgagtgaacgggaaacatccaataaatacgactgaatggatgaatgggtaGGTTTTTATGGAGGaatggtaagcgcccaataaatgtgaatgaatggtaACACCCAACAGATACGATTGTATGGATGAAGGGGAAGcggccaataaatacgactggatgaatgaatgggaagtgcccaatatgattggatggatgaatgggaagtgcccaataaatacgattgaatgaatgaatgaattaatgagtgaatgaatgagaagtgcccaataaatacgattgaatggatgaacgggAAGCGGCcaatagatacgattggatgaatgaatgggaagcgcCCAATAcgactggatggatgaatgggaagtgcccaataaatacgattgggtgaatgaatgagtgaatgaatgagaagtgcccaataaatacgattgaatggatgaatgggagGCGGCCAATAAAtaagactggatgaatgaatggcaagagcCAATAcgactggatggatgaatgggaagcgcccaataaatacgattggatggatggatgaatgaatgaatgaatgggaagcacccaataaatacgattggatgaatgaatgaatgggaagcgcccaataaatacgattggatggatggatgaatgaatgaatgaatgggaagcacccaataaatacgattggatgaattaatgaatgaatgggaagcgcccaataaatacgattggatggatgaatgggaaGCGCCCCCccaaatacgcttgaatgaatgaatgattgaatgaatggaatgatggGGGTGCAAGCACACAGACACCCCGCCCCCCCTGCGGCCACGTGACCgaccccgaagccccgccccttcaccctggccccgcccctgcgATTACGTCACAGAGAGCCTGCCTATCCGAGCAGATCCCCCACGTGACCaaccccgaagccccgcccctgcGCTGGCTGGCCCCGCCCCTGAGGGGTGACGTCACAGGGCACCGGTCAGGCAGCACAGACCTCCCACGTGGACCAACCCTGAAGCTTCCACCCCCTGCTCTGGCTCCGCCCCCCGTGCGATCGCGTCACAGGGCAGCTGTCCGGCGGAGCAGGCCTTCCCACGGTGACCAACCCCGAAGGCTCCGCCCCCTGCTCTGGCTCCGCCCCCCCGTGATTTACGTTCAAGGACGCCTGCCTTTCAGAGCAGGCCGCCCACGTGACCCAccccccgaagccccgcccccctccctcgccACCCGTTCTGGCCCCGCCCCCGATCTACGTCCCGGGACGCCTGTCCGTCAAAGGCCTCCACGTGGACCACCCGAAGCCCCCTGCTCTGGGCCCCGCCCCTGTGGTGACGTCATAGGGCGCCTGTCCGTCCGAGCAGACCTCCCCACGTGACCCACCCCAAGGCTCCGCCCTCCCGCGATGACGTTCACTGGGGCGCCTGTCCGTCCGAACAGGCCTCCCACGTGACCCGCCCCCGaagccccgccctccccgacGACGTCACAGAGCGTCCCGTGCGTCCGAGGGGGCCTCCACGTGACCCGGTTCCCCCGCCAGTGACCCGGTCCCCCGCGGGGCTGCGCGCAGCACCTTGTAGGGCTTTCTGTCCGTAGGAGAAGGCCTCCCACATGAGCACCCCGAAGCTCCACACGTCGCTCTGCTGGAGACTTGTAGTAGTTGATGCACTCGGGGCGTACCACTTCACCGGCCACTTCCCGTGCGTCTGCGCCTGCGCGgatggggggggagaaagagcgcGCTCAGCCGGGGCCGTGACGTCACTGCCCCCCGCAGCGCTGACGTCATAACGCTCCGCCCTGCTAAACGTCtagcgcctcccctcccccccgcgggaGTGTTCGTCACTCGCGTCCACAGTGACCACGTCATTTTCGCCCGCCGCGTTACGTCCTGGCGCCCCCTGCCGGGAGCGTCCGCAGCGATGACGTCGTTTCGCCCGAAGCGTCACGTTATGGCGCCCCCTGCCGGGAGCGTCCGCACCCTCGCGTCCGCAGCGATGACGTCATTTCGCCCGAAGCGTCACGTTATGGCGCCCCCTGGCGGGAGCGTCCGCACCGTCGCGTCCGCAGCGATGACGTCATTTCGCCCGAAGCGTTACGTCCTGGCGCCCCCTTCCGGGAGCAGCTCGCACCGTCACGTCCGCAGCGATGCCGTCATTTCGCCCGAAGCATTACGTCATGGCGCCTCCTCCCGGAGCGCTTATGTCATGGTCCCCCCCCTTCCGGGAGCGTCTGCACCGTCACGTCCGCAGCGATGCCGTCATTTCGCCCGAAGCGTTACGTCATGGCGCCTCCTCCCGGAGCGCTTATGTCatggcccccccccccttccgggAGCGTCTGCACCATCACGGCCACAGCGATGCCGTCATTTCGCCCGAAGCGTTACGTCATGGCGCCTCCCCCCCGGAGCGCTTACGTCATCTCCCCCCGGGAGCGTCTGCACCATCAGGGCCACAGCGATGACGTCATTTCGCCCGAAGCGTTACGTCATGGCGCCTCCCCCCCGGAGCGCTTACGTCATCTCCCCCGGGGAGCGTCTGCACCATCACGGCCACAGCGATGCCGTCATTTCGCCCGAAGCGTTACGTCATGGCGCCTCCTCCCGGAGCGCTTCCGTCATGGTCCCCCCCCCTTCCGGGAGCGTTCGCACCATCACGTCCGCAGCGATGACGTCATTTCGCCCGAGGCGTCACGTCATTGCACCCGGGGGGAATCCGTGGCCTCGAGCCTCTACGTCATCGCCACCCCCCCGACACGCCCCGTCccctcgggcctcagtttcccccccctTGTTCCGTCCCCccgctccaccccggcgctcagcgctgTACGTGACAAGCCCGAACCTGGtccctgcctcggtttccccctccatccctgctctccctcccccgcgtGGGGGCGGGGACCCTGTCCGACCTCACcatcctgcgtctcccccagcgctcggcacagcgctctgcccacggtaggtgtccagcacagcgctccgcccacGGCAGACGCCCAGCACAGTGCACTGCGCACAGCAGACGCCCAGCGCGGCGCTCCGCCCACAGCAGATgctcagcgctccgcacacggtagacGCCCGGCAGGGCGGTCCGCCTCCagaagggggcggagccgggaggaggcgtctcccccagcgccggggtgggggtggggggcggcgggggggggggggggtgtctgaccCTGTAGTAGTTCTGGTCGGCGTTGAGGGCTTTGGAGAGGCCGAAGTCGCTGATCTTGGCGTAGTGCTGCGTGACGAGCAGGACGTTTCGCGCGGCCAGGTCACGGTGCACGAAGCTGTTCTCCTCCAGGTAGCGCATGCCCATGCACACCTGATGCACCAGCTCCGTCAGGTTCCGGGCCTGCACGTGACTGCGgaaggcggcggggggtggggtggggaggggaggaggaagggcggggagggggaaactgagtcagaccccccccactcttctcttcccctcctcctccccgtcctcttcctctcctcctcctttcccctctcctcttcctcctcttccttctcctcctccccatgctcctcctcttcctccttctcctccttgtctcctcctttcccccttcctcccttcttcttcctcctcaccttcccgttctcctcctttccctccttatctcctcatttcctctgccttgTCACCCCTCCCCGCtgactcctcttcttctcccccttcctcctcctctcctttcttctccatttcttcctctccctcttctcctccttcctcccccgctcctcctcctctccttcctcctcttctt harbors:
- the LOC103167269 gene encoding LOW QUALITY PROTEIN: tyrosine-protein kinase SYK-like (The sequence of the model RefSeq protein was modified relative to this genomic sequence to represent the inferred CDS: deleted 1 base in 1 codon), producing the protein RWRRDGERWRGETVREDGRACVGVRAEELREALPMDTAVYESPYADPEEIRPEAVELDRSLLTLEEGELGAGNFGTVKKGFYRMKKGDKAVAVKILKDGGGGGGGGVDEAVKEELLREADVMRRLDNPYIVRMIGLCRAEAWMLVMELADLGPLNKYLQKNRHVQARNLTELVHQVCMGMRYLEENSFVHRDLAARNVLLVTQHYAKISDFGLSKALNADQNYYRAQTHGKWPVKWYAPSASTTTSLQQSDVWSFGVLMWEAFSYGQKPYKGMKGSEVSAMLEKGERMQSPEGCPVEVYDLMKICWTYKVEERPDFAAVELRLRNYYYDISN